Proteins from one Legionella taurinensis genomic window:
- the pdxH gene encoding pyridoxamine 5'-phosphate oxidase, which yields MTGWRTLADIRRDYGDLRIDDHQIGGDPLLQFQLWFKEVLASEKQDPTAMVLSTVDEEGMPDSRVVLLKGIEEGCFIFYTNYESAKAVQLQKHPFAALNFYWPEMARQVRIRGAVEKTSREMSDAYFASRPPASQLSAMASPQSRPIATRQELEIAFNRLLAQWNQQPIVRPENWGGYQLKPSTIEFWQGRDNRLHDRVLYRQQGDEWIGCRLAP from the coding sequence ATGACTGGGTGGCGGACTTTAGCGGATATACGGCGTGATTATGGGGATTTAAGGATTGATGACCACCAGATCGGGGGCGATCCCTTACTGCAGTTTCAGCTCTGGTTTAAAGAAGTGCTTGCCAGCGAGAAGCAGGATCCCACGGCCATGGTTCTGTCCACGGTCGATGAAGAAGGAATGCCTGATTCAAGAGTGGTATTACTCAAGGGAATCGAAGAGGGGTGTTTTATTTTTTATACCAATTATGAAAGCGCGAAAGCCGTGCAATTGCAAAAACACCCGTTTGCCGCCTTGAATTTTTATTGGCCGGAAATGGCCCGGCAAGTGAGAATCCGGGGCGCGGTGGAAAAAACCAGCCGGGAAATGTCAGACGCCTACTTTGCCAGTCGGCCGCCAGCCAGTCAGCTTAGTGCCATGGCTTCGCCTCAGAGCCGCCCCATTGCCACCCGGCAAGAATTGGAGATTGCCTTTAACCGCCTGCTGGCGCAATGGAATCAGCAACCCATAGTTCGCCCGGAAAACTGGGGCGGATACCAACTCAAACCGTCGACCATTGAATTTTGGCAGGGGAGAGATAACCGGTTGCATGATCGCGTGCTGTATCGCCAACAGGGCGATGAATGGATTGGTTGCCGCCTGGCGCCATAG
- a CDS encoding transmission trait enhancer LetE translates to MNDTSALLPHIKLRFNIEHPNLEDCYAEGYQCALSELGEQENPYRQGTSENEQWQEGWWAGFYGEEPLYDLDAATFKKDEEEKSAVSAANDGLFSIHNKSFLVKVLRITGAIAASAFVGYQVLDLVA, encoded by the coding sequence ATGAACGATACTTCAGCCTTATTACCACATATTAAATTGCGATTTAACATTGAGCATCCTAATCTGGAGGATTGCTATGCTGAGGGGTATCAATGCGCGCTGTCCGAATTGGGCGAGCAGGAGAATCCTTACCGTCAGGGCACAAGCGAAAATGAACAATGGCAGGAAGGCTGGTGGGCAGGTTTTTATGGCGAAGAACCGCTTTATGATTTAGACGCAGCAACCTTTAAGAAGGATGAGGAAGAAAAGTCAGCCGTGTCAGCCGCCAATGACGGTTTATTTTCTATTCACAATAAATCATTTCTGGTAAAAGTGTTGCGTATTACCGGGGCCATCGCCGCTTCGGCCTTTGTCGGCTACCAGGTGCTTGATTTAGTCGCATAA
- a CDS encoding SseB family protein, giving the protein MNSLELAVKNALDSQGDSQQANKAYLEFIKANFIIPVDIHSAPDNPEVLYLNEGEHTFLPVFSEMSYLDAWAQDIRDAIQILRLSGVDLLKGIGDDVTVCLNIGSEIYKEFNASEIARMRSMVLKLFK; this is encoded by the coding sequence ATGAACAGTCTCGAACTTGCTGTAAAAAATGCCCTGGATTCGCAAGGGGATAGTCAACAGGCGAATAAAGCTTACCTTGAATTCATCAAGGCTAATTTCATCATCCCGGTGGATATTCATTCTGCGCCGGACAATCCGGAAGTGCTTTACCTTAACGAAGGTGAACACACGTTTTTGCCGGTCTTTAGTGAAATGAGCTACCTTGATGCCTGGGCACAGGACATTCGTGATGCCATTCAGATCCTGCGCCTTTCTGGCGTTGATCTGCTGAAAGGGATAGGGGATGACGTGACGGTCTGTTTGAATATTGGCAGTGAAATTTACAAAGAATTTAACGCATCCGAGATCGCCAGGATGCGCAGCATGGTTTTAAAATTGTTTAAATGA
- a CDS encoding MFS transporter, producing MNKIAVSQNADSSGRFGQLSFAWIVWGLAAAFYFSDYLARVAPGVMHRSLQIDFGINEVGFGILTASFYIPYIIMQVPVGLTVDRLSIRGILTVMSLITALGCGVFGLADGLMMASVGRMLIGFSAAFAFVSALRLATSWFPPAMLGLLSGLTQALGMLGAAAGEAPVSFLVSNVGWRHSMLIIAFLFIVLAGLLYQFVQDKPGTKRREIKAQPHISILESLKIILSHRQTWLNALYAGFLFGPTAVIGEAIGPAYLQYGRGLSAHAAAFATGLIFIGWGISGPLSGWVSDRMGRRKPFMIFSALCGVVLTTLFVFYPDMNKTSAYVLFFLFGLTNTGVAIAYAVSTEIQESKVIGTCIAFTNMTSIFVGALMQPLVGRLVDLSAGARAFNVETLLLSDFQAGLRILPLCSLIALILAFTVKETYCKPIRQVN from the coding sequence ATGAATAAAATAGCAGTATCTCAAAATGCAGATTCCTCAGGACGTTTCGGTCAACTGAGTTTTGCATGGATCGTCTGGGGGTTGGCGGCGGCGTTTTATTTTTCTGATTATCTCGCCAGAGTAGCACCCGGGGTGATGCATCGCAGTCTGCAGATTGATTTTGGCATCAATGAGGTCGGGTTTGGGATTCTGACCGCGTCGTTTTACATACCTTATATTATTATGCAGGTTCCGGTTGGCCTGACTGTTGACCGTTTGAGTATCCGCGGTATTTTAACCGTGATGTCCCTGATTACTGCGTTAGGCTGTGGGGTCTTTGGTTTGGCAGACGGTTTGATGATGGCCTCCGTTGGACGTATGCTGATTGGTTTTAGTGCTGCATTTGCCTTTGTCAGCGCGCTGCGTCTTGCGACCTCCTGGTTCCCGCCGGCCATGTTGGGTCTGTTGTCGGGTTTAACTCAGGCGCTGGGCATGTTGGGTGCTGCAGCGGGTGAGGCGCCTGTGTCTTTTCTGGTGTCCAATGTGGGCTGGCGCCACAGTATGTTGATTATTGCATTCCTGTTTATCGTTTTAGCCGGTCTTTTGTATCAATTTGTTCAGGATAAGCCAGGCACCAAGCGCCGTGAGATTAAGGCACAACCCCACATCAGTATCCTTGAAAGTCTGAAAATTATTTTATCGCATCGACAAACCTGGCTTAATGCCTTGTATGCGGGTTTCCTTTTTGGCCCCACCGCTGTCATTGGCGAAGCCATTGGTCCGGCTTACCTGCAATATGGTCGCGGCCTTTCAGCTCATGCGGCAGCTTTTGCAACCGGGCTCATTTTTATAGGTTGGGGCATCAGCGGCCCGTTGTCGGGATGGGTTTCCGATCGCATGGGACGCCGCAAACCCTTTATGATTTTCTCAGCGCTGTGCGGCGTTGTACTGACGACCCTGTTTGTTTTCTACCCCGACATGAACAAAACATCCGCCTATGTGCTTTTCTTTCTCTTTGGGTTGACCAACACAGGCGTGGCTATCGCTTATGCGGTTTCCACTGAAATTCAGGAAAGCAAAGTCATCGGTACCTGCATCGCTTTTACCAACATGACTTCTATTTTTGTGGGTGCGTTAATGCAGCCCCTGGTGGGGCGTCTGGTGGATTTGTCAGCCGGAGCGCGGGCTTTCAATGTGGAAACCTTGCTGTTGAGCGACTTCCAGGCCGGCCTGCGTATTTTGCCGCTGTGTTCCCTGATTGCACTCATTCTGGCATTCACTGTAAAGGAAACGTATTGCAAGCCCATAAGGCAGGTTAACTGA
- a CDS encoding YdgA family protein yields MKKIIGLVVILAVLVLGGYYGMGIITEHTVRKNVDIVNQSNGLFADITEYHRGWFKSQATLNWRLHVPERIVRGADGQPQTMPAQDYQMQMPLTIYHGPIIFADNGVKLGLGYAKTDLTLPQTYAEQFNNTFTGDSTKPKLDLSLLINYLNNSKVNMSIPEFKLIAKQGNSQFDWKGMSSTVNVTSSMDEVAGDLTIEGMSFVKDQVTATMGEISSEYNLHRTDSGLFLGDASVSFPSLLIQDKTQKLFELNDLDINTSSDIESGLFNSHFKSSLDKIVTQGKTYGPGNLEMAVRNLDADALARINEQANKMQQGSDAEKQQALMAIMPEIPKLFSRGAEFEISEMTFTMPEGTVEGNLIITLPKGDNNNPVEMMQKVQGNGRLKVPGAVLKQIISQTVRQRLAAGSAQVTSTPDTTATDPNAPANTDTTATPDMEQQVAAQTDQQINAMVQSGLLVQQSTDYVVEVSLNQGQLVVNGKPFNPAMMKF; encoded by the coding sequence ATGAAAAAAATCATAGGATTAGTGGTTATCCTGGCCGTTCTAGTCCTTGGCGGATATTATGGTATGGGCATTATCACTGAACACACAGTGAGAAAAAACGTCGATATCGTTAATCAGTCGAATGGCCTGTTTGCCGATATCACGGAATACCATAGAGGCTGGTTTAAATCCCAGGCTACATTAAACTGGCGTTTACATGTGCCCGAGCGCATCGTCAGAGGTGCTGATGGCCAACCGCAAACCATGCCTGCACAAGATTACCAGATGCAAATGCCATTAACCATTTATCATGGCCCCATTATATTTGCTGATAACGGCGTTAAATTAGGCTTAGGTTACGCTAAAACGGACTTAACCTTACCACAAACCTATGCTGAACAGTTCAATAACACGTTTACCGGTGATTCCACCAAACCCAAACTGGATTTAAGTCTGCTGATTAACTACTTGAATAACAGCAAGGTCAATATGTCCATTCCTGAGTTTAAACTGATTGCCAAACAAGGTAATTCCCAGTTTGACTGGAAAGGCATGAGCAGCACCGTCAATGTGACGTCTTCCATGGACGAAGTGGCAGGCGACCTGACCATTGAAGGCATGAGCTTTGTAAAAGATCAAGTGACAGCTACCATGGGGGAAATCTCCAGCGAATACAACCTGCACCGAACAGACTCCGGTTTATTCCTTGGTGATGCCAGTGTTTCTTTCCCTTCTCTGCTCATCCAGGATAAAACTCAAAAACTGTTTGAACTGAATGATCTCGACATCAATACCAGCAGTGACATTGAGAGTGGTCTCTTCAATTCTCATTTCAAAAGCTCATTGGACAAGATCGTTACTCAGGGTAAAACCTATGGCCCCGGTAACCTGGAAATGGCTGTACGTAATCTTGATGCAGACGCGTTGGCCCGTATTAATGAACAAGCCAATAAAATGCAGCAGGGTTCTGATGCGGAGAAACAGCAGGCGTTGATGGCCATTATGCCTGAGATTCCTAAACTGTTTAGCCGTGGTGCGGAATTTGAAATTTCAGAAATGACATTTACCATGCCTGAGGGTACAGTCGAAGGCAACCTGATTATTACTCTGCCAAAAGGAGATAACAATAATCCGGTCGAGATGATGCAGAAAGTTCAGGGTAACGGCCGTTTGAAGGTTCCAGGTGCGGTACTGAAGCAGATCATCAGCCAAACCGTCAGACAACGATTGGCCGCCGGTTCCGCTCAGGTGACGTCAACTCCGGATACTACGGCTACCGATCCCAATGCGCCGGCTAACACTGACACAACGGCAACACCGGATATGGAACAACAGGTTGCGGCTCAAACGGATCAACAAATCAATGCCATGGTTCAATCAGGCTTACTGGTTCAACAAAGCACGGACTACGTGGTTGAAGTCAGTCTGAATCAGGGCCAACTTGTTGTAAATGGCAAGCCTTTCAATCCTGCCATGATGAAATTCTAA
- the fis gene encoding DNA-binding transcriptional regulator Fis, translated as MFLKEELIIMTTISNEAGDTTASLAESVTQSVQRYFSELKGTDPVDLYKFVLEEIETPLFRAVMEHCKYNQSRAAVMLGISRGTLRTKLRRYFDDKYVGTRD; from the coding sequence ATGTTTTTAAAGGAGGAGTTAATAATAATGACAACAATCAGTAATGAAGCCGGGGATACAACTGCGTCACTGGCCGAGAGCGTAACTCAATCAGTGCAAAGGTATTTCTCCGAGCTGAAGGGAACTGATCCTGTTGATCTGTACAAGTTTGTTTTGGAAGAAATAGAGACACCTCTGTTTCGTGCAGTAATGGAGCACTGCAAGTACAATCAATCTCGTGCAGCGGTTATGTTGGGTATTAGTCGAGGAACGTTACGCACCAAATTACGTCGCTATTTTGATGATAAATACGTTGGAACACGTGATTAA
- a CDS encoding ribose-phosphate pyrophosphokinase produces the protein MSTMMIFTGNANPELALKIASHLQIPIGQATVGTFSDGETMVEILENVRGRDVFIVQSTCAPTNNNLMELLTMADALRRSSAGRITAVVPYFGYARQDRRVRSARVPITAKVVADMMASVGICRVLTVDLHADQIQGFFYMPVDNVYSTPILLEDIKQQNLANLMVVSPDVGGVVRARAMAKRLNDAELSIIDKRRSGPNKSEVMHIIGEPAGRNCIIIDDIVDTAGTLCSAAMHLKRNGANSVRAYITHPVLSGPAVENIIHSSLDEVVVTDTIPLSQAAKQCKKIRVVSLADMLAQAIKRVNVEESVSSMFAE, from the coding sequence ATGTCAACGATGATGATCTTTACCGGCAATGCCAACCCCGAACTGGCACTTAAAATTGCTTCCCACTTACAAATTCCGATAGGCCAAGCCACTGTAGGCACCTTCAGCGATGGTGAAACCATGGTTGAAATTCTGGAAAATGTCCGTGGACGCGATGTCTTTATTGTCCAATCCACCTGTGCGCCAACCAATAATAACCTCATGGAATTATTGACCATGGCCGATGCCCTGCGACGTTCTTCCGCAGGCCGAATCACAGCTGTTGTTCCCTATTTTGGCTATGCGAGACAGGATCGACGTGTTCGCTCCGCCCGCGTTCCGATTACTGCCAAGGTTGTCGCTGACATGATGGCTTCGGTAGGAATATGCCGGGTTCTGACCGTTGATTTGCATGCTGATCAGATACAGGGATTTTTCTACATGCCGGTCGATAACGTGTATTCAACCCCCATTCTGCTCGAAGACATCAAGCAGCAGAATCTGGCGAACCTGATGGTTGTTTCCCCGGATGTCGGCGGTGTGGTCCGTGCCAGAGCCATGGCCAAACGCTTGAATGATGCGGAACTATCCATTATCGACAAACGCCGCAGTGGCCCCAATAAGTCCGAAGTGATGCACATTATCGGAGAACCTGCGGGTAGAAACTGCATCATTATCGATGACATTGTCGATACCGCCGGTACGCTCTGTTCAGCTGCCATGCACTTGAAACGCAATGGCGCCAACAGTGTCCGAGCCTACATCACCCATCCCGTGCTCTCAGGTCCGGCTGTTGAAAACATCATTCACTCCTCCCTGGATGAGGTCGTAGTAACCGATACGATTCCTCTCTCTCAGGCCGCCAAACAGTGTAAAAAAATTCGGGTAGTGAGTTTAGCTGACATGCTGGCTCAGGCCATTAAACGAGTCAATGTCGAAGAATCGGTGAGCTCCATGTTTGCTGAATAA
- the lolB gene encoding lipoprotein insertase outer membrane protein LolB, translated as MNALKCSSLCLLLLLTACAPRHHQALHSGTEGSLPGEGAVNGQPLTTEEAAASPAVNVSPAEQAKQTASISSWELSGAMAARGKKKSWTASVNWLQNGPGSYQIRLFGPLGSGTVMIDKKGGVVTLRDGPKKVSSSSADALLRKETGVGLPVANLYYWVRGLPAPGAVQTAQRDPQNRLLLLRQAGYTIQYLGYSAVGKAALPSQIRLQGHDIFIKMVIKKWRV; from the coding sequence ATGAATGCTTTGAAATGCTCGTCGCTTTGTTTGCTTTTACTTTTAACAGCCTGCGCACCTCGTCATCATCAGGCGCTTCATTCAGGAACAGAGGGTAGCCTGCCCGGCGAGGGCGCTGTCAATGGCCAGCCCTTAACGACCGAGGAAGCGGCGGCATCGCCCGCAGTCAACGTCTCGCCCGCTGAACAGGCGAAACAAACCGCCAGTATTTCGTCATGGGAATTATCCGGCGCCATGGCGGCACGTGGTAAGAAAAAAAGCTGGACGGCGTCCGTGAACTGGTTGCAGAATGGTCCTGGCAGTTACCAAATCCGCCTTTTCGGTCCCTTAGGCAGCGGTACGGTGATGATTGACAAAAAAGGCGGCGTGGTCACGTTGCGTGACGGGCCGAAAAAAGTCTCTTCCAGCAGTGCGGACGCCTTGTTGCGAAAAGAAACGGGCGTTGGCCTGCCTGTAGCCAACCTGTATTACTGGGTTCGCGGCCTGCCTGCCCCCGGCGCTGTACAAACCGCGCAGCGCGATCCTCAAAACCGCCTGCTGCTGCTTCGCCAAGCCGGTTACACTATTCAATACTTAGGCTACAGTGCTGTCGGCAAAGCGGCGTTGCCAAGCCAAATCCGACTTCAGGGCCATGACATCTTTATCAAGATGGTGATCAAAAAGTGGCGAGTCTAA